Proteins encoded in a region of the Triticum dicoccoides isolate Atlit2015 ecotype Zavitan chromosome 3A, WEW_v2.0, whole genome shotgun sequence genome:
- the LOC119270292 gene encoding succinate dehydrogenase subunit 4, mitochondrial-like: MASRLLTRSKALALAAARADAAAPSPLAAAWGARALSALPRDPAAASPASSPRQPAVVSPLCLSKILGYEQASRLGGTHVLPRWFSTGASNGSSDQQTSKTVAGMVQSDALKSQEGASAKVAAFSPIEATISKPRSSPLTLESLKVRRSEMMTKVTFYMIPTLLLVSKNSISTSLLIASVYHQVYMFHKEILLDYVHHDITRKWALIYFKLLLLVMAKDTMVYFDLF; the protein is encoded by the exons ATGGCGTCGCGATTGCTGACCAGATCCAAAGCCCTAGcgctcgccgccgcccgcgccgacgcggccgcgccgtcgccgctcgccgccgcctggGGCGCCCGCGCGCTCTCCGCCCTCCCCCGCGATCCGGCGGCCGCATCCCCCGCCTCGTCGCCGCGGCAGCCGGCGGTGGTCTCGCCGCTCTGCCTCTCCAAG ATTCTAGGATATGAGCAGGCCTCTCGACTCGGTGGCACACACGTATTGCCTCGCTGGTTTTCTACTGGAGCCTCCAATGGATCTTCTGATCAGCAG ACCTCAAAGACAGTTGCTGGGATGGTACAATCGGATGCACTGAAATCACAGGAGGGAGCCTCAGCGAAGGTCGCAGCATTCAGCCCCATTGAAGCAACCATTAGCAAGCCCAGAAGCAGTCCATTGACACTCGAAAGCTTGAAAGTGAGGCGGAGCGAGATGATGACAAAAGTCACGTTCTACATGATCCCGACTCTGCTCCTGGTGTCGAAGAACAGCATCAGCACTTCTCTCCTGATCGCGTCAGTGTACCATCAGGTCTACATGTTCCACAAGGAGATCCTCCTGGACTACGTCCACCACGACATCACCAGGAAGTGGGCCTTGATATACTTCAAGCTGCTCTTGCTAGTCATGGCCAAGGACACGATGGTTTACTTTGATCTGTTCTAA